The following are encoded together in the Dickeya lacustris genome:
- a CDS encoding TonB-dependent siderophore receptor, whose amino-acid sequence MMHTPSAPITPLPLSTGQPNTRWPNTSVKMLALALHLALPILSYSHTAHAATTPAHTGSHHYAVAAGPLSHQLNQLAAQLGIYLVADASLTQNLSGPARQGNANVSDALRHLLSDSGLMAIAEPDGSYLLKKQPAPPTPSGAASIAGDEMYVTQRLNLNGPTEDTGAYTTRQLSTATRLTLSPRETPQSVSVVTRQQMDDQHMTSLEDAMTTSTGVTVVKENSYQSRFQSRGFMMDNVQEDGTGSSFQSSVSGMGSAESSSESPDLAIYDRLEILRGASGLLQGNGEPGGTVNLVRKKPTSDVRRTLSTSAGSWDNYRQEADVSGPLNQEGSLRGRFVGVTQKKDSFVNEMHSERHVMYGTLAYDLTPDTTLTTGLNWQKTHTVPDLYGVPMSTDYSSLNLSRDTFLGASWNRITFEKINTFAEIEHHFNNDWTLKSTLNYTHSSALGRFTGIFGNGTSGVGSSGTGRLNNLLERDNQGAQWSYTLSANGPFEWLGRSHELVAGIDYQKEHFDNLFGRITDTRVVNVYHWNPAALTEPRWPGYSNNYTYDLEQKGLFTTSRFTLADDWKLIVGARYSQFNYSNNLRNLNSGAASSTHFSASDQITPYGGLLWNFAEHYTWYLSYADIYKPQENIDRNGNLLPAVTGKNYETGVKGEFFDGALNTSAALFRIVQQNRPLEDVNCPGTLTCYRADGEVESQGLELEAAGKLATGLQLAAGYTLTNSKYLSADDSSQGRRYSLNTPQHQFKLYTRYQLPGRWNAWTIGAGLTAQTDTTTSRGITQGGYTLLNANLNYRYNDNLSFNLAGYNLTDKVYYVNVSNRHRGGNNFYGDPRNLMLTAKWAF is encoded by the coding sequence ATGATGCACACTCCTTCAGCGCCGATAACACCACTGCCTCTCAGCACTGGTCAGCCCAATACTCGTTGGCCCAATACCTCAGTGAAAATGCTGGCTCTGGCACTGCATCTGGCGTTGCCAATCCTGTCTTATAGCCACACCGCCCATGCAGCGACGACGCCTGCGCATACTGGCTCTCACCATTATGCAGTAGCCGCCGGGCCACTCAGCCACCAGCTCAACCAATTGGCCGCCCAGTTGGGCATTTATCTGGTAGCCGATGCCAGCCTGACACAAAACCTTAGCGGCCCGGCGCGACAAGGTAATGCCAACGTATCTGATGCGCTGCGCCACTTACTGAGTGACAGCGGACTGATGGCGATAGCCGAGCCTGACGGCAGCTACCTACTCAAAAAACAGCCTGCGCCGCCAACACCATCAGGCGCGGCGTCAATCGCCGGTGATGAAATGTACGTCACCCAACGTCTGAACCTGAACGGCCCGACGGAAGACACCGGTGCTTACACCACCCGCCAGCTCAGTACCGCCACCCGTCTGACACTGAGCCCGCGCGAAACGCCGCAATCAGTCAGTGTTGTCACCCGTCAACAGATGGATGACCAGCACATGACCTCACTGGAAGACGCCATGACCACTTCAACCGGTGTCACCGTGGTTAAAGAAAACTCTTATCAGAGCCGGTTCCAGTCACGCGGTTTTATGATGGATAACGTGCAAGAGGACGGCACCGGCAGCTCGTTTCAAAGTAGCGTTTCTGGTATGGGCTCGGCCGAGTCCTCCAGCGAGTCGCCCGACCTGGCTATTTACGACCGGCTGGAGATATTGCGCGGCGCGTCAGGGTTACTGCAAGGCAACGGCGAACCCGGCGGGACGGTTAATCTGGTGCGTAAAAAACCCACCAGCGATGTGCGCCGTACATTGAGCACCAGCGCAGGCAGTTGGGATAATTACCGTCAGGAAGCTGACGTATCAGGCCCGCTTAATCAAGAGGGATCCCTCCGTGGCCGTTTTGTCGGCGTCACTCAAAAAAAAGACAGCTTTGTCAATGAGATGCACAGTGAACGCCATGTAATGTACGGCACACTGGCCTATGACCTCACCCCTGACACCACTCTCACCACCGGACTCAACTGGCAGAAAACCCATACCGTGCCGGATCTCTACGGTGTACCGATGTCAACCGACTACAGCAGCCTGAACCTGTCGCGTGACACCTTTTTGGGCGCGAGCTGGAACCGCATAACCTTTGAGAAGATCAACACATTTGCTGAAATTGAGCACCATTTTAATAACGACTGGACACTCAAAAGTACGCTGAACTACACCCACTCCAGCGCACTGGGCCGCTTTACCGGTATTTTCGGCAATGGCACCAGCGGCGTCGGCAGCAGCGGCACCGGACGGCTGAATAATTTGCTTGAGCGTGACAATCAGGGCGCACAATGGAGCTACACCTTGAGTGCCAACGGGCCATTTGAGTGGCTTGGACGCAGCCATGAGCTGGTCGCTGGTATCGATTATCAAAAGGAGCATTTCGATAATCTGTTTGGCCGCATCACCGATACGCGCGTGGTCAATGTCTATCACTGGAACCCCGCTGCACTGACCGAACCGCGCTGGCCGGGTTACAGCAATAACTACACCTATGACCTTGAGCAGAAAGGCCTGTTTACCACCAGCCGCTTTACGCTGGCCGATGACTGGAAACTGATTGTCGGCGCACGCTACAGCCAGTTCAACTACAGCAATAACCTGCGCAACCTTAACAGCGGCGCCGCCAGTTCGACCCATTTTAGCGCCAGTGACCAGATAACCCCTTATGGCGGCTTACTGTGGAATTTTGCCGAGCATTACACCTGGTATCTGAGCTATGCCGATATCTACAAACCGCAGGAAAACATTGACCGCAATGGCAACCTGCTGCCCGCCGTCACCGGGAAAAATTACGAAACCGGCGTAAAAGGCGAATTTTTTGACGGCGCGCTCAACACCTCTGCGGCGCTGTTTCGTATCGTGCAGCAAAACCGGCCGCTTGAAGACGTGAACTGCCCAGGCACACTGACCTGCTACCGGGCAGACGGCGAAGTGGAAAGTCAGGGACTGGAACTGGAAGCGGCAGGCAAGCTGGCAACCGGACTGCAACTGGCGGCCGGTTACACGCTCACCAACAGCAAATACCTGAGCGCCGACGACAGTTCACAAGGCCGTCGCTACAGCCTGAACACCCCTCAGCATCAGTTTAAGCTCTATACCCGTTATCAATTACCGGGGCGCTGGAACGCCTGGACGATTGGTGCCGGGTTGACGGCACAAACCGATACCACCACCAGCCGAGGCATCACACAGGGCGGTTACACGTTGTTAAACGCTAACCTCAACTACCGCTATAACGATAACCTCAGTTTTAATCTGGCCGGCTACAACCTGACAGACAAGGTCTACTACGTGAATGTCTCCAATCGCCATCGCGGCGGTAATAATTTCTATGGCGACCCACGTAACCTGATGCTGACCGCGAAATGGGCCTTCTAA
- a CDS encoding ABC transporter ATP-binding protein/permease, with protein MTSLRRFCQLTAPLWLNRRAAGLWLLLLAEIALTLIVVWISVQFALWSKQFYDALADNFRHADIRALLLGYLGYTILFVAVAVCASGLKKWLILCWRREMTQHVEHCWLQHHAHYHLHLTPQGAPDNPDQRIAEDIHLLTEQSLTLLLSLIKNSARLFSFLAILWQISGTQTLTLGSIHLAIPGYLVWVALGYAAIGSAITHWLGAPLHRVNASLQQAEAEYRATLLRTHDHSEQIAFHQGQPAEQRRMQHHFSAIVNRTSQLIGREFRLESFTTSYFRLSLILPVVALLPLYLIGQISLGVIMQARAAFGYVLDAFGWFVDSYRELARWSATVSRLWELQQRLAGLPRSPRPPRRGNTLHINKLHLHTPQNKALLKPVTLHLPPGHWCQLRGASGCGKTTLLRALAGIWPFYTGEILFPAGRVMFLPQKPYLPPGTLRQLLSYPQPDIQQNERLHFALQQVNLMSLADELDQASLWSMRLSGGEQQRLALARALLQAPVLLCLDEATSQLDDDSAWQLMLMLRQQLPETQVLAVTHQRILSTLFDSAVHAMPDPQHETAVAG; from the coding sequence ATGACCAGCTTGCGGCGTTTTTGCCAGTTAACCGCGCCGCTATGGTTAAACCGCCGGGCAGCGGGGCTATGGTTACTGCTGCTGGCGGAGATAGCGCTAACACTTATCGTAGTATGGATAAGCGTACAATTTGCTCTCTGGAGTAAACAGTTCTATGACGCGCTGGCGGATAACTTCCGCCACGCCGACATCCGCGCGCTGTTGCTCGGTTATCTCGGTTATACCATATTATTTGTGGCGGTTGCGGTATGTGCCAGCGGCCTGAAAAAGTGGCTAATACTGTGCTGGCGCAGGGAAATGACGCAGCACGTTGAACACTGCTGGTTGCAGCATCACGCTCACTACCATCTCCATTTGACGCCACAAGGCGCGCCGGATAACCCCGATCAACGTATCGCTGAAGATATTCACCTGCTGACCGAACAAAGCCTGACGTTGCTGTTATCGTTGATCAAAAACAGCGCCCGGCTGTTTTCATTTCTGGCGATTCTTTGGCAAATCTCAGGTACGCAAACGCTGACACTTGGCAGCATCCACCTCGCTATACCGGGCTATCTGGTGTGGGTAGCGCTTGGCTATGCCGCAATTGGCAGCGCAATTACCCACTGGCTTGGCGCACCGCTCCATCGCGTTAATGCCAGCCTGCAACAGGCCGAAGCGGAATACCGCGCCACCTTGCTGCGCACCCATGACCACAGCGAACAAATCGCCTTTCATCAGGGGCAACCGGCCGAGCAGCGGCGTATGCAGCACCACTTCAGCGCCATAGTTAACCGCACCAGCCAACTGATAGGCCGGGAATTCCGGCTGGAGAGCTTTACCACCAGCTATTTTCGCCTGAGCCTGATTTTACCGGTGGTTGCGTTGCTGCCGCTCTATCTGATTGGGCAGATCTCGCTGGGCGTCATCATGCAAGCACGCGCGGCATTTGGTTACGTGCTGGATGCCTTTGGCTGGTTTGTTGACAGCTACCGTGAACTGGCGCGTTGGTCAGCCACCGTCAGCCGCCTGTGGGAGTTGCAACAGCGGCTGGCCGGGCTGCCCCGGAGCCCCCGGCCACCACGCCGTGGTAATACTTTACATATCAACAAATTGCACCTTCACACACCACAAAACAAAGCACTCCTGAAGCCGGTTACGCTGCACCTGCCACCCGGCCATTGGTGCCAGTTACGTGGGGCCAGCGGCTGCGGTAAAACCACCTTGCTACGCGCACTGGCAGGGATCTGGCCATTTTATACCGGTGAGATTCTCTTCCCGGCAGGCCGGGTGATGTTTTTACCCCAAAAGCCCTACCTGCCGCCGGGCACCCTGCGCCAGCTTCTCAGCTACCCTCAGCCGGATATCCAGCAAAATGAGCGACTCCATTTTGCGCTGCAACAGGTAAACCTGATGTCTCTTGCCGACGAACTCGATCAGGCGTCTCTCTGGTCGATGCGGTTATCCGGTGGGGAACAGCAGCGGCTGGCGCTGGCCCGGGCTCTGTTACAGGCACCGGTACTGTTGTGCCTTGATGAAGCTACCAGCCAGTTAGATGATGACAGCGCCTGGCAATTGATGCTGATGCTGCGCCAGCAACTGCCCGAGACACAGGTGCTGGCCGTTACCCACCAGCGCATTCTCTCAACGCTGTTTGACAGCGCAGTACACGCCATGCCAGACCCGCAGCACGAGACCGCCGTGGCCGGATAG
- the deoD gene encoding purine-nucleoside phosphorylase encodes MATPHINAEMGDFADVVLMPGDPLRAKYIAETFLENAVEVNNVRGMLGFTGTYKGRRISVMGHGMGIPSCSIYTKELITEYGVKKIIRVGSCGAVREDVKLRDVVIGMGACTDSKVNRMRFKDHDFSAIADFDLLRHAVDAAKARGINARVGNLFSADLFYTPDPHMFDVMEKYGILGVEMEAAGIYGVAAEFGAKALAICTVSDHIRTHEQTTAAERQTTFNEMIEIALESVLLGDKAEA; translated from the coding sequence ATGGCTACGCCACATATCAATGCAGAAATGGGTGACTTCGCCGACGTGGTACTGATGCCGGGCGACCCGCTGCGCGCCAAATACATCGCGGAAACCTTTCTGGAAAACGCCGTTGAAGTGAATAACGTGCGCGGCATGCTGGGCTTCACCGGCACGTACAAAGGCCGCCGCATCTCGGTGATGGGCCACGGTATGGGCATCCCGTCCTGCTCGATTTACACCAAAGAGCTGATAACAGAATACGGCGTGAAGAAAATCATCCGCGTGGGGTCCTGCGGTGCGGTACGCGAAGACGTGAAACTGCGCGACGTGGTGATTGGCATGGGCGCGTGTACCGATTCCAAAGTCAACCGCATGCGCTTTAAAGATCACGATTTCTCGGCCATTGCCGACTTCGACCTGCTGCGTCATGCAGTGGATGCGGCCAAAGCACGCGGTATTAACGCCCGCGTCGGCAACCTGTTCTCCGCCGATTTGTTCTACACGCCTGACCCGCACATGTTCGACGTGATGGAAAAATACGGCATTCTGGGCGTGGAAATGGAAGCGGCCGGTATTTACGGCGTGGCGGCGGAATTTGGCGCGAAAGCGCTGGCTATCTGCACCGTGTCTGACCATATTCGGACCCACGAGCAGACCACCGCTGCCGAGCGCCAGACCACCTTTAACGAGATGATCGAAATCGCGCTGGAATCGGTACTGTTGGGCGATAAAGCCGAGGCGTGA
- the deoB gene encoding phosphopentomutase — MKRAFIMVLDSFGIGSSADAAQFGDAGSDTLGHIAHACAQGHANSGRQGPLQLPNLSRLGLGKAAQGSTGHFPPGLDEQAQIIGGYAYASELSSGKDTPSGHWEIAGVPVLFDWGYFRDEHNSFPEALLDRLVERAGLPGYLGNCHSSGTVILDQLGEEHMKTGKPIFYTSADSVFQIACHEETFGLDKLYELCEIAREELTDGGYNIGRVIARPFVGEKAGQFQRTGNRHDLAVEPPAPTVLKKLVDEKGGQVVSVGKIADIYANVGITKKVKATGIDALFDATLNEMEQAGDNTIVFTNFVDFDSSYGHRRDVAGYAAALELFDRRLPEMLARVTGDDILILTADHGCDPSWPGTDHTREHVPVLIYGPKVAPGDYGHRTSFADIGQTVARYFGVSPMDYGTAML; from the coding sequence ATGAAACGTGCATTTATTATGGTGCTGGACTCGTTCGGTATCGGCAGTAGCGCAGATGCCGCGCAGTTCGGTGATGCAGGTTCAGATACGCTGGGCCATATCGCACACGCCTGCGCACAGGGCCACGCCAATAGCGGGCGTCAGGGGCCGTTACAGTTGCCAAACCTAAGCCGATTGGGGCTTGGCAAAGCGGCGCAAGGCTCCACCGGCCACTTCCCGCCGGGGCTAGATGAACAGGCGCAGATAATCGGTGGCTACGCTTATGCCAGCGAGCTCTCTTCTGGTAAAGATACGCCGTCCGGCCACTGGGAAATCGCCGGGGTGCCGGTGCTGTTCGATTGGGGCTATTTCCGTGATGAACACAATAGCTTCCCCGAGGCACTGTTAGACCGGCTGGTTGAACGTGCCGGGCTGCCCGGTTATCTCGGCAATTGCCACTCGTCAGGGACGGTAATTCTTGACCAGCTTGGCGAGGAGCACATGAAAACCGGCAAGCCGATTTTCTATACCTCGGCGGATTCGGTATTCCAGATTGCCTGCCACGAAGAGACCTTCGGGCTGGATAAACTGTATGAACTGTGTGAAATCGCCCGTGAAGAGCTGACTGACGGCGGGTACAACATCGGGCGGGTGATCGCCAGGCCGTTCGTTGGTGAGAAAGCCGGTCAGTTCCAGCGCACCGGCAACCGCCACGATCTGGCGGTTGAGCCACCTGCGCCGACGGTGCTGAAAAAGCTGGTGGATGAAAAGGGCGGTCAGGTGGTGTCTGTGGGGAAAATCGCCGATATCTACGCTAACGTCGGCATCACCAAAAAAGTCAAAGCGACGGGTATCGACGCGCTGTTTGACGCCACGCTCAACGAGATGGAGCAGGCGGGTGATAACACCATCGTGTTCACCAACTTTGTCGATTTCGACTCCTCCTACGGCCATCGCCGCGATGTGGCGGGGTATGCCGCCGCGCTGGAGCTGTTTGACCGACGCCTGCCGGAGATGCTGGCGCGCGTGACAGGGGACGACATTCTGATTCTGACCGCCGACCACGGTTGTGACCCAAGCTGGCCCGGCACCGATCACACCCGCGAGCATGTGCCGGTGCTGATTTACGGGCCGAAGGTTGCGCCGGGTGATTACGGCCACCGCACCAGCTTTGCCGATATCGGCCAGACGGTTGCCCGCTATTTTGGCGTCTCGCCGATGGATTACGGCACCGCAATGCTGTGA
- the deoC gene encoding deoxyribose-phosphate aldolase: MSELTTMAQRALGLMDLTTLNDDDTEEKVIALCRQANSPAGKTAAICIYPRFIPLARKVLREQGTPDVRIATVTNFPHGRDDIAIALAETNAAIAYGADEVDVVFPYRALMAGNRQVGFDLVKTCKTACDQAGVLLKVIIETGELQTDALIREASEIAIDAGADFIKTSTGKVAVNATLHSAEVMLTVLREKGVGEHVGFKPAGGVRSAQDAADYLQLADSIMGEGWADARHFRFGASGLLGSLLTTLGHAASGEKSAY, encoded by the coding sequence ATGAGTGAACTGACCACAATGGCGCAGCGGGCGCTGGGGCTGATGGATTTAACCACCCTGAATGACGATGACACCGAAGAAAAGGTGATTGCGCTGTGTCGTCAGGCCAACAGCCCGGCAGGTAAAACGGCGGCGATTTGTATTTACCCGCGTTTTATCCCACTGGCACGAAAAGTGCTGCGCGAACAGGGTACGCCTGACGTTCGCATCGCTACCGTGACCAACTTTCCCCATGGCCGCGACGATATCGCCATTGCTCTGGCGGAAACCAATGCGGCTATCGCCTACGGCGCGGATGAAGTCGATGTCGTGTTCCCGTATCGGGCGCTGATGGCGGGCAACCGTCAGGTTGGGTTTGATTTGGTGAAAACGTGCAAGACGGCCTGCGATCAGGCTGGGGTGCTATTGAAAGTGATCATCGAAACCGGCGAATTGCAAACCGATGCGCTGATTCGTGAAGCCAGTGAAATCGCTATCGATGCCGGGGCCGATTTTATCAAAACCTCTACCGGTAAAGTGGCGGTAAACGCCACGCTGCACTCGGCAGAAGTGATGCTGACAGTGCTGCGCGAAAAAGGCGTGGGCGAGCACGTTGGCTTCAAACCGGCAGGCGGCGTGCGCAGCGCGCAAGATGCGGCGGATTATCTGCAACTGGCTGACAGCATCATGGGTGAAGGCTGGGCAGATGCGCGCCATTTCCGTTTTGGCGCATCGGGCTTGCTTGGCAGCCTGCTTACGACGCTCGGCCATGCGGCTTCAGGTGAGAAAAGCGCGTATTAA
- a CDS encoding GIY-YIG nuclease family protein — protein sequence MNSSDSIWFLYLLRTEAGALYTGITTDVARRLAQHQAGKGARALRGRGPLTLVYHCVAGDRSTALKWEYRLKQLSKQQKERLVQHQPATLSEFSPLFRND from the coding sequence GTGAACAGCAGCGACAGCATATGGTTCTTATATCTGCTCCGCACCGAGGCCGGGGCGCTCTACACCGGTATCACTACCGATGTGGCGCGTAGACTGGCGCAGCATCAGGCCGGTAAAGGCGCGCGGGCCTTGCGGGGGAGAGGGCCGCTGACGCTGGTGTATCACTGTGTAGCGGGCGATCGCTCAACGGCGCTGAAATGGGAATACCGCCTTAAGCAATTGAGCAAGCAGCAAAAAGAAAGGCTGGTGCAACACCAGCCTGCAACACTTAGCGAGTTTTCACCGCTGTTTAGAAACGATTAA
- a CDS encoding GNAT family N-acetyltransferase codes for MLIRVEIPVDAPGIDALLRRTFPTSAEAELVQQLREDGQLTLGIVATDDEGGVIGYAAFSPVTLAGEDRQWVALAPMAVDEAHRCQGIGEQLVYEGLDALNEFGYTAVVVLGNPNYYARFGFVPAAAQQLHCRWLGCEADFQVYPLADNHFQGTSGLVEYAEPFNRF; via the coding sequence ATGCTGATTCGTGTCGAAATTCCGGTAGATGCACCCGGCATTGATGCATTGTTACGGCGCACGTTTCCCACCAGTGCTGAGGCCGAGCTGGTTCAGCAACTGCGTGAGGATGGCCAACTGACGCTGGGTATCGTTGCCACCGACGATGAGGGCGGCGTGATAGGTTATGCCGCATTCAGCCCGGTAACGCTGGCAGGGGAAGACCGGCAATGGGTTGCACTGGCGCCGATGGCGGTTGACGAGGCGCACCGTTGTCAGGGGATTGGCGAGCAACTGGTGTATGAAGGATTGGATGCGCTCAATGAATTCGGGTATACCGCCGTGGTGGTGCTGGGCAATCCTAATTACTACGCGCGCTTCGGCTTTGTGCCAGCGGCAGCGCAACAGCTCCATTGTCGCTGGCTCGGTTGTGAGGCGGATTTTCAGGTCTATCCGCTGGCGGATAACCATTTTCAGGGCACCAGCGGCCTGGTGGAATATGCCGAACCGTTTAATCGTTTCTAA
- the ubiT gene encoding ubiquinone anaerobic biosynthesis accessory factor UbiT: MLEKLRAQIVRQGPRLLSKPLTLTPFFLQRRVLEQLLEWQFRQALEEGELDFLDGRWLRVEVQDIGLQWFVTLRNQRLAISHNALADVSFSANANDLILIAARLEDPDTLFFQRRLRIEGDTELGLYVKNLMDAIELENMPAPLRTGLLQLAGFIAAGLQEGAQPVGAHVPVSC, translated from the coding sequence GTGTTGGAAAAACTACGGGCACAGATTGTGCGTCAAGGGCCGCGCTTACTGAGTAAGCCGTTAACGTTAACGCCTTTTTTCCTGCAACGTCGGGTGCTGGAGCAACTGCTGGAATGGCAGTTTCGTCAGGCGCTGGAAGAGGGGGAACTGGATTTTCTGGATGGGCGCTGGTTGCGCGTTGAAGTACAGGATATCGGTTTGCAGTGGTTTGTGACGTTGCGTAATCAGCGTCTGGCTATCAGCCATAATGCGCTGGCGGATGTCAGCTTTAGCGCGAATGCCAACGACCTGATTTTGATTGCTGCGCGTCTTGAAGACCCGGACACGCTGTTTTTCCAGCGTCGTTTGCGCATTGAGGGTGACACCGAGCTTGGGCTGTATGTGAAAAATTTGATGGATGCCATTGAGCTTGAGAACATGCCTGCGCCGCTGCGTACCGGTTTGCTACAGCTGGCCGGGTTTATCGCCGCTGGTTTACAGGAGGGTGCGCAGCCAGTCGGCGCGCACGTGCCGGTATCATGCTGA
- the ubiU gene encoding ubiquinone anaerobic biosynthesis protein UbiU gives MELLCPAGNLPALKAAVDQGADAVYIGLKDDTNARHFAGLNFTDKKLQEARDYVHQHQRKLHIAINTFAHPDGYSRWQRAVDTAVQTAGADALILADLAMLEYAAERYPGVERHVSVQASATNEQAIRFYQRHFDVARVVLPRVLSIHQVKQLARTSPVPLEVFAFGSLCIMAEGRCYLSSYLTGESPNTVGACSPARFVRWQQTEQGMESRLNDVLIDRYQDNENAGYPTLCKGRYLVDGKRYHALEEPTSLNTLELLPELMAANIASVKIEGRQRSPAYVSQVTKVWRQAIDRCKADPAHFSAAPQWMDALGALAEGTQTTLGAYHRQWQ, from the coding sequence ATGGAATTGCTTTGCCCCGCCGGGAATTTACCGGCACTGAAAGCTGCCGTCGATCAGGGTGCCGACGCGGTGTACATCGGGCTGAAAGACGATACCAACGCCCGCCACTTCGCTGGCCTGAATTTCACTGACAAAAAATTGCAGGAAGCGCGCGATTACGTCCATCAGCATCAGCGTAAACTGCATATCGCTATCAATACGTTTGCGCACCCTGATGGTTACTCACGCTGGCAGCGAGCCGTGGACACCGCCGTACAAACGGCCGGGGCAGATGCGTTGATTCTGGCTGATTTGGCCATGCTGGAATATGCCGCCGAGCGCTACCCGGGCGTTGAACGGCACGTTTCAGTGCAGGCATCCGCCACCAATGAGCAGGCGATTCGCTTCTATCAGCGCCATTTTGACGTCGCACGGGTGGTGTTGCCGCGCGTACTCTCGATTCATCAGGTGAAACAGCTTGCGCGTACCAGCCCGGTGCCGCTGGAAGTGTTTGCCTTTGGCAGCCTGTGCATTATGGCCGAAGGACGCTGTTATCTGTCGTCCTATTTAACCGGCGAGTCCCCAAATACCGTGGGGGCCTGCTCGCCAGCACGTTTTGTCCGCTGGCAACAAACCGAGCAGGGGATGGAATCTCGTCTGAATGATGTGCTGATAGACCGTTATCAGGATAACGAAAATGCGGGTTATCCCACCTTGTGTAAGGGTCGCTATCTGGTTGATGGCAAGCGTTATCACGCGCTGGAAGAACCCACCAGCCTCAACACGCTGGAGTTGCTGCCGGAACTGATGGCGGCCAATATCGCCTCGGTAAAAATCGAAGGTCGCCAGCGCAGCCCGGCCTACGTTAGCCAGGTGACAAAAGTCTGGCGTCAGGCGATCGACCGCTGTAAAGCCGATCCGGCCCATTTCAGCGCCGCCCCACAATGGATGGACGCGCTCGGCGCGCTCGCAGAAGGCACACAAACCACACTGGGCGCTTACCACCGTCAGTGGCAGTAG
- a CDS encoding U32 family peptidase → MKYSLGALLYYWPKADIEAFYHAAVTSSADIIYLGETVCSKRRSMKVNDWLALARDVARSGKQVVISTLALLQAPSELNELQRYVENGEFLLEANDLGAVNMAAERGLPFVAGHALNCYNAYTLRLLHKQGMMRWCMPVELSRDWLQHLLNQCDELGFRHQFEVEVLSYGHLPLAYSARCFTARSENRAKDECETCCIQYPQGRQMLSQENQQVFVLNGIQTQSGYCYNLGNDLASMDGLVDIVRLSPQGPDTLAMLDRFRANQHGENPLTLENQHDCNGYWRRLAGLELVE, encoded by the coding sequence ATGAAATATTCACTAGGCGCACTGCTTTACTACTGGCCAAAAGCTGACATTGAGGCTTTCTATCACGCCGCCGTTACCAGCAGTGCCGATATCATCTATCTGGGTGAGACGGTGTGCAGTAAACGGCGCAGCATGAAAGTAAACGACTGGCTCGCCTTAGCGCGTGATGTCGCGCGCAGCGGCAAGCAAGTGGTTATCTCCACGCTGGCGCTATTGCAAGCCCCCTCTGAACTCAATGAGCTACAACGCTATGTGGAAAACGGCGAGTTTCTGCTGGAAGCCAACGATCTCGGTGCGGTTAATATGGCCGCCGAGCGCGGTCTGCCGTTTGTCGCCGGACATGCGCTGAATTGCTACAACGCCTATACCCTGCGCTTGCTGCACAAACAGGGCATGATGCGCTGGTGTATGCCCGTCGAGCTGTCGCGTGATTGGTTGCAACACCTGCTCAATCAATGTGATGAACTGGGCTTTCGCCATCAATTCGAGGTGGAAGTGTTGAGTTACGGCCATCTGCCGCTGGCCTATTCCGCCCGCTGTTTTACCGCCCGTTCGGAAAACCGCGCCAAAGACGAATGCGAAACCTGCTGCATCCAGTATCCACAAGGACGCCAGATGCTGTCGCAGGAGAATCAGCAGGTGTTTGTGCTCAACGGTATCCAGACTCAGAGCGGTTACTGCTATAACCTCGGTAATGATTTGGCATCCATGGACGGGCTGGTGGATATCGTGCGCCTGTCACCGCAAGGGCCTGACACGCTGGCGATGCTGGATCGCTTTCGCGCTAACCAGCACGGCGAAAACCCGCTGACGCTTGAAAATCAACACGACTGCAACGGCTACTGGCGGCGTCTGGCCGGGCTAGAGCTGGTGGAGTAA